One genomic segment of Coffea arabica cultivar ET-39 chromosome 6e, Coffea Arabica ET-39 HiFi, whole genome shotgun sequence includes these proteins:
- the LOC140009982 gene encoding uncharacterized protein has product MDRNFEEGDWVYLKLQPYRQSSVALRRNLKLSAKYYGPCQVEQKVGSVAYKLKLPVGCSVHLVFHVSLLKKSANGSQIHPTPLEATVEGEFKVAPKAILDKRVIYRKGQEVEQVLIEWENLNKDDSTWEDWSFIRVQFPELDPRG; this is encoded by the coding sequence ATGGATAGGAATTTTGAGGAGGGAGATTGGGTGTACCTAAAGCTACAGCCGTATAGACAATCTTCTGTGGCTTTGAGGAGAAACCTGAAGTTGTCTGCCAAGTATTATGGACCCTGCCAGGTTGAGCAGAAGGTGGGATCAGTGGCCTATAAACTGAAGTTGCCAGTTGGATGTTCAGTGCACCTTGTGTTCCATGTTTCTCTTCTTAAGAAGTCTGCCAATGGGAGCCAAATCCACCCTACACCCCTAGAGGCAACTGTAGAAGGAGAGTTCAAGGTAGCTCCCAAGGCCATTCTGGACAAGAGAGTCATTTACAGGAAGGGTCAAGAGGTTGAGCAAGTGTTGATTGAATGGGAGAATTTGAATAAGGATGACTCCACTTGGGAAGACTGGTCCTTTATTCGAGTGCAATTTCCAGAACTGGATCCTAGAGGCTAG